Proteins encoded in a region of the Trichosurus vulpecula isolate mTriVul1 chromosome 9, mTriVul1.pri, whole genome shotgun sequence genome:
- the LOC118831388 gene encoding cyclin-dependent kinase inhibitor 2A-like isoform X2, which produces MHRRHSPEKSMNLSVESLTEAAARGQTEIVRELLESGTDPNVVNRFGRSAIQVMMMGSVRVAELLLQHGADPNTPDPTTLALPVHDAAREGFLDTLMLLHRAGARLDVRDSLGRLPVDLAEEQGHHLVVTYLREVVKGGLKSTIQHVE; this is translated from the exons ATGCACAGAAGGCACAGTCCAGAGAAAAGTATGAATCTGTCTGTAGAGAGCCTAACAGAAGCTGCTGCTAGAGGTCAGACTGAGATAGTAAGGGAGCTTCTTGAATCAGGCACTGACCCCAATGTCGTGAACCGCTTCGGTCGCAGCGCCATTCag GTCATGATGATGGGCAGTGTGCGCGTGGCAGAGCTCCTGCTGCAGCACGGAGCGGACCCCAACACCCCAGACCCGACAACCCTGGCTCTACCAGTCCACGACGCTGCCCGGGAGGGCTTCCTGGACACTCTGATGCTGCTTCACCGGGCAGGAGCACGGTTGGACGTCAGGGACTCGCTGGGTCGCCTCCCCGTGGACCTAGCCGAGGAACAGGGACACCACCTCGTGGTTACATATCTGCGCGAGGTGGTGAAGGGAGGACTGAAATCCACGATCCAGCATGTAGAATAG